The genomic DNA ACCGCCGTCACCGAGACCAAGGCCGCCGGCGGCAAGGTCCTCGCCGGCGACAAGGCGTTCCTGCTCCACGACACCTGGGGCTTCCCGATCGACCTCACCCTGGAGATGGCCGCCGAACAGGGCCTCGCCGTGGACGAGGACGGCTTCCGCCGCCTGATGAAGGAGCAGCGGGACCGCGCCAAGGCCGACGCCAAGGCCAAGAAGACCGGTCACGCCGACCTGTCCGCCTACCGAGAGGTGGCCGACAAGTCCGGCTCCACCGAGTTCACCGGCTACACGTCCACCGAGGGCGAGTCGACGATCGTCGGCCTCCTCGTCGACGGGATCTCCTCGCCCGCAGCCACCGAGGGCGACGAGGTCGAGGTCGTCCTCGACCGCACGCCGTTCTACGCCGAGGGCGGCGGCCAGCTCGCCGACCAGGGACGGATCCGGCTCGACACCGGGGCCGTCATCCAGGTGCGCGACGTCCAGCAGCCGGTCCCCGGTGTCTCCGTCCACAAGGGCACGGTCCAGGTCGGCGAGGTGACGGTCGGCGCCACCGCCTACGCCGCCATCGACACCACCCGCCGCCGCGCCATCGCCCGTGCCCACAGCGCCACGCACCTCACGCACCAGGCGCTGCGTGACGCCCTCGGCCCGACGGCCGCCCAGGCCGGTTCGGAGAACTCGCCGGGCCGCTTCCGCTTCGACTTCGGTTCGCCCGCAGCCGTGCCCGGCACGGTCCTCACCGACGTCGAGCAGAAGATCAACGAGGTTCTGGCCCGGGAGCTCGACGTCCAGGCCGAGGTCATGTCGATCGACGAGGCCAAGAAGCAGGGCGCCATCGCGGAGTTCGGCGAGAAGTACGGCGAGCGGGTCCGCGTCGTCACCATCGGCGACTTCTCCAAGGAGCTCTGCGGCGGTACGCACGTCCACAACACCGCCCAGCTGGGTCTGGTGAAGCTGCTCGGCGAGTCGTCCATCGGCTCCGGGGTGCGCCGTATCGAGGCCCTCGTCGGCGTCGACGCGTACAACTTCCTGGCCAAGGAGCACACGGTCGTCGCCCAGCTCCAGGAGCTGGTCAAGGGCCGCCCCGAGGAGCTTCCGGAGAAGGTCTCCACCATGCTCGGCAAGCTGAAGGACGCCGAGAAGGAGATCGAGAAGTTCCGCGCGGAGAAGGTCCTCCAGGCCGCCGGCGGACTCGCCGACTCCGCCAAGGACGTACGCGGCGTCGCCCTGGTCACCGGACAGGTGCCGGACGGGACGTCCGCCGACGACCTGCGCAGGCTGGTCCTCGACGTCCGGGGCCGCATCCAGGGCGGCCGCCCGGCTGTCGTGGCGCTGTTCACCACGGCCAACGGCCGCCCGCTGACCGTCATCGCCACCAACGAGGCCGCCCGCGAGCGTGGCCTCAAGGCCGGTGACCTGGTGCGTACGGCTGCCAAGACCCTCGGTGGCGGTGGCGGCGGCAAGCCGGACGTCGCCCAGGGCGGCGGCCAGAACCCCGCCGCCATCGGCGAGGCCATCGCCGCTGTCGAACGCCTCGTGACCGAGACGGCGTGACGGCGGGAGTGACGCAGATGCGCCGCGGACGTCGCCTCGCGATCGACGTCGGGGACGCCCGGATCGGGGTCGCCTCGTGCGACCCCGACGGGATCCTCGCCACGCCGGTGGAAACCGTGCCGGGACGCGACGTCCCGGCCGCCCACCGGCGGCTGGGTCAGATCGTCGAGGAGTACGAGCCCATCGAGATCATCATCGGTCTGCCCAGATCCCTGGGCGGCGGTGAAGGGCCTGCCGCGGCGAAGGTCCGGCTGTTCGCCCAGGAGGTCGCCCGCTCGGCCGCACCCATTCCGGTGCGATTGGTGGACGAGAGGATGACCACAGTGACGGCGAGTCAGGGACTGCGCGCCTCGGGCGTGAAGTCCAAGAAGGGCCGGTCTGTCATCGACCAGGCTGCCGCTGTGGTGATCCTCCAGAACGCTCTGGAGTCGGAGCGGGCGTCAGGTAAAGCTCCGGGTGAAGGCGTCGAAGTGGTTGTCTGATCGCGATACGGTAACGTTCCGCGCGATGCGGCGGTGTTCGAACAAACACCGCACAGCAAAGAGGCGGAAGTTCGTCTCGCGGCTCTAGGGGATCGATGACTGAGTATGGCCGGGGCCCCGGCTCCGAACCGTGGCATCCCGAGGATCCCCTCTATGGGGACCAGGGATGGGATGGCCAGCAGGCTGCCCACGGCCAGAGCCAGTACGGCGGCCCGCAGCAGGCCTATCCGCAGGACCCCTACGCCCAGCAGCAGCCGCAGCAGATGTACCCCCAGCATCAGCAGCATCAGCAGCACCAGCAGTACGGCTCGCCGCAGGACCCGTACGCGCAGGACCCTTACGCGCAGCAGCAGCACGACCCGTACGCCCAGGGCCCTTATGCACAGCAGCAGCCGCAGCAGCCGCATGACCCGTACGCCCAGCAGGCTCAGCAGCACCAGCAGCACCAGCAGTACAACGGTGGCTGGGACACCGGTCAGCAGCCCGCGGCGATGCCGCCGTACGACGGCCAGGCGCAGGACGCGTACGGGAACCAGTCGGGTGGCTACGGCGCATCGCACGACCCCTACGGCACTCCTGAGGCGTACCCGCCGCCGCAGCCCCCGGGCCGACGTGAGGCCGCGCCCGAACAGGGCTCACCGCGTACCCCCGACTGGGACCCGGACGAGCCCGAGGAGGAGACGCACCCCTTCTTCACGGGCGTCGACGACGACCGCGATGTCCGGCGCCCCCGTGACGACGATGACGAGTACGACGACGACTCGCGTGAATCGCGCAGGGGCGGCGACAGCGAACGCCGCGGCAAGGGCAAGAAGAAGAGCCGCAACGGCTGCGCCT from Streptomyces sp. NBC_01707 includes the following:
- the alaS gene encoding alanine--tRNA ligase, with translation MESAEIRRRWLSFFEERGHTVVPSASLIADDPTLLLVPAGMVPFKPYFLGEVKPPAPRVTSVQKCVRTPDIEEVGKTTRHGTFFQMCGNFSFGDYFKEGAISYAWEALTTPVAEGGFGLDPERLWITVYLDDDEAEQIWRDKIGVPAERIQRLGKKDNFWSMGVPGPCGPCSEINYDRGPEFGVEGGPAVNDERYVEIWNLVFMQYERGAGDGKEDFPILGDLPSKNIDTGLGLERLAMILQGVQNLYEIDTSMAVIEKATELTGVRYGENHTSDVSLRVVTDHMRTSVMLIGDGVTPGNEGRGYVLRRIMRRAVRNMRLLGATGPVVAELVDTVIKSMGQQYPELITDRKRIETVALAEEAAFLKALKGGTNILDTAVTETKAAGGKVLAGDKAFLLHDTWGFPIDLTLEMAAEQGLAVDEDGFRRLMKEQRDRAKADAKAKKTGHADLSAYREVADKSGSTEFTGYTSTEGESTIVGLLVDGISSPAATEGDEVEVVLDRTPFYAEGGGQLADQGRIRLDTGAVIQVRDVQQPVPGVSVHKGTVQVGEVTVGATAYAAIDTTRRRAIARAHSATHLTHQALRDALGPTAAQAGSENSPGRFRFDFGSPAAVPGTVLTDVEQKINEVLARELDVQAEVMSIDEAKKQGAIAEFGEKYGERVRVVTIGDFSKELCGGTHVHNTAQLGLVKLLGESSIGSGVRRIEALVGVDAYNFLAKEHTVVAQLQELVKGRPEELPEKVSTMLGKLKDAEKEIEKFRAEKVLQAAGGLADSAKDVRGVALVTGQVPDGTSADDLRRLVLDVRGRIQGGRPAVVALFTTANGRPLTVIATNEAARERGLKAGDLVRTAAKTLGGGGGGKPDVAQGGGQNPAAIGEAIAAVERLVTETA
- the ruvX gene encoding Holliday junction resolvase RuvX, whose translation is MTAGVTQMRRGRRLAIDVGDARIGVASCDPDGILATPVETVPGRDVPAAHRRLGQIVEEYEPIEIIIGLPRSLGGGEGPAAAKVRLFAQEVARSAAPIPVRLVDERMTTVTASQGLRASGVKSKKGRSVIDQAAAVVILQNALESERASGKAPGEGVEVVV